A single region of the Nocardioides aquaticus genome encodes:
- a CDS encoding prenyltransferase: MTARHDLPFVAGVLGPEQVAATAAAVASVQEPDGAIPWSVGAHTDTWNHVESAMGLLVGGEVAAAERAYAWVPPQQRADGSFPWKVVAGVVEDDRGEANMAAYVAVGVWHHWLVRRDRRFVEAMWPVVRSALDWVVSRQLPFGGIAWCQFWVDGVPVTGDEDVTDALLAGSSSIYQSLRAGVAIAELLGDPQPDWELAGGRLGHAVREHRDLFLDKSTFSMDWYYPVLGGAVRGAAARALLDERWDDFVVPGLGIHCVDTNPWVTGAETCELVMALDAEGDHERARALLVDMQHLRHESGAYFTGWVYGDDVYWPRELTAWTGAAVILAVDALGETYGHSTPGSGIMRGTSLAPDFAELLLECGCHDVPAGHERRAPGTA, encoded by the coding sequence GTGACGGCGCGGCACGACCTGCCGTTCGTCGCCGGCGTCCTGGGGCCCGAGCAGGTCGCGGCCACGGCGGCCGCAGTGGCCTCGGTGCAGGAGCCCGACGGCGCGATCCCGTGGAGCGTCGGGGCCCACACCGACACCTGGAACCACGTCGAGTCGGCGATGGGCCTCCTGGTCGGGGGCGAGGTCGCGGCGGCCGAGCGGGCGTACGCCTGGGTCCCGCCGCAGCAGCGCGCCGACGGCTCCTTCCCCTGGAAGGTGGTCGCCGGTGTCGTCGAGGACGACCGCGGCGAGGCGAACATGGCCGCCTACGTCGCGGTCGGCGTCTGGCACCACTGGCTCGTCCGCCGGGACCGCCGCTTCGTCGAGGCGATGTGGCCGGTCGTGCGGTCCGCGCTGGACTGGGTGGTCTCGCGGCAGCTTCCGTTCGGCGGCATCGCGTGGTGCCAGTTCTGGGTCGACGGCGTCCCGGTGACCGGTGACGAGGACGTCACCGACGCCCTGCTCGCCGGCTCCTCCAGCATCTACCAGTCGCTGCGCGCGGGCGTCGCGATCGCCGAGCTGCTGGGCGACCCGCAGCCCGACTGGGAGCTGGCCGGCGGCCGGCTCGGCCACGCCGTGCGCGAGCACCGGGACCTCTTCCTGGACAAGAGCACCTTCTCGATGGACTGGTACTACCCGGTCCTCGGCGGCGCCGTGCGCGGCGCGGCCGCCCGTGCGCTGCTGGACGAGCGCTGGGACGACTTCGTGGTGCCCGGGCTCGGCATCCACTGCGTCGACACGAACCCCTGGGTGACCGGGGCCGAGACCTGCGAGCTGGTGATGGCCCTCGACGCCGAGGGCGACCACGAGCGGGCCCGGGCGCTGCTGGTCGACATGCAGCACCTGCGGCACGAGTCGGGCGCCTACTTCACCGGCTGGGTCTACGGCGACGACGTCTACTGGCCGCGCGAGCTCACCGCGTGGACCGGCGCCGCGGTGATCCTGGCGGTGGACGCGCTGGGGGAGACCTACGGGCACTCGACGCCGGGGTCGGGCATCATGCGCGGGACCTCGCTGGCCCCCGACTTCGCCGAGCTGCTGCTCGAGTGCGGCTGCCACGACGTTCCCGCGGGGCACGAGCGCCGGGCACCCGGGACGGCCTAG